One window from the genome of Myxococcales bacterium encodes:
- a CDS encoding 4'-phosphopantetheinyl transferase superfamily protein — protein sequence MLAPPEEIGGVIAIACGPSADDLMAALTPAELAVAAAMSPRRAREWALGRSCLRQAVRGLDASFTGDLLINKRGAPHVADELRVSLSHKHDVAVAWAQRANLGPVPRWHLGIDIELLAPPRQPIEARVLTPRERAALPVEPCQRLVALKTIFALKEAAYKAIDPFVGRYVGFAEAEAEMMPDGLWRVTVAAHAEINIAGRVQHLPDHVVATAWAFMSLRVQAPQAIRGTS from the coding sequence ATGCTGGCGCCGCCGGAGGAAATTGGCGGCGTCATAGCGATCGCTTGCGGGCCAAGCGCTGATGACCTCATGGCCGCGCTGACGCCCGCCGAGCTCGCGGTGGCCGCGGCGATGTCACCGCGGCGCGCGCGCGAATGGGCGCTAGGGCGCAGTTGCCTGCGCCAGGCCGTCCGTGGTCTGGATGCGAGCTTCACCGGCGACCTGTTGATAAATAAGCGCGGGGCGCCACATGTTGCGGACGAGCTTCGGGTCTCGCTCTCACACAAGCACGACGTTGCGGTTGCGTGGGCTCAACGCGCCAACCTTGGGCCAGTCCCGCGTTGGCACCTCGGCATCGATATCGAATTGCTCGCGCCGCCGCGGCAACCAATTGAGGCGCGCGTGCTAACCCCGCGCGAGCGCGCGGCGTTGCCGGTAGAGCCTTGCCAGCGCCTAGTCGCGCTGAAAACGATTTTTGCGCTAAAAGAGGCCGCCTATAAGGCGATCGATCCCTTTGTCGGACGGTATGTCGGCTTCGCAGAGGCCGAGGCGGAGATGATGCCCGATGGCCTATGGCGCGTCACCGTGGCGGCGCACGCGGAGATCAATATTGCCGGCCGGGTGCAGCATCTGCCTGATCACGTCGTCGCGACGGCGTGGGCGTTTATGTCGCTTAGGGTCCAAGCTCCTCAGGCCATCCGGGGCACTTCTTGA
- a CDS encoding aminotransferase class I/II-fold pyridoxal phosphate-dependent enzyme: MSAQVAGRKFVAAKTTVDLALDTDALIAAITPRTRLILLGSPNNPTGSVVSDAEARRVLAAMPADCLLVLDEAYFEYAQAWPEFSRADGLALLRSDPRVVVLRTFSKIYGLAGLRVGYAIAAPGVIELLGRVTRTFHVGTLAQAAALAALGDTEFVARSQAVARQAVEAYRDQLQLAGSTVYRSAANFVLVNLGRPAEPIYQALLKKGVIVRPMAAWGLPTCIRISAALPSDVLRVIAAVHDVVGS, encoded by the coding sequence TTGTCGGCGCAGGTTGCCGGGAGAAAGTTTGTCGCCGCAAAAACGACCGTTGATCTCGCGCTCGACACCGATGCGCTGATCGCCGCGATCACGCCGCGCACGCGGCTCATCTTGCTCGGCTCGCCGAACAATCCCACCGGCTCGGTGGTGAGCGATGCGGAGGCCCGGCGCGTGCTCGCCGCCATGCCAGCCGATTGCCTGCTCGTGCTCGACGAGGCGTATTTTGAATACGCCCAGGCGTGGCCGGAATTCTCACGCGCGGATGGCCTTGCCCTCCTGCGCAGCGATCCCCGCGTCGTCGTGTTGCGTACGTTCTCTAAGATCTATGGGCTGGCGGGACTTCGGGTCGGTTATGCCATCGCCGCGCCTGGCGTGATCGAACTGCTCGGCCGCGTCACGCGCACGTTCCACGTCGGCACGTTGGCGCAGGCCGCGGCCTTGGCGGCGCTGGGCGACACAGAATTCGTCGCGCGCTCACAAGCCGTCGCGCGGCAGGCGGTCGAGGCCTACCGCGATCAGCTGCAGCTCGCAGGCAGCACGGTCTATCGTTCGGCCGCAAATTTCGTGTTGGTGAATCTCGGCAGGCCCGCCGAGCCGATCTATCAGGCGTTGCTTAAAAAAGGCGTGATTGTTAGGCCGATGGCGGCGTGGGGGCTCCCAACGTGCATTCGAATTTCTGCCGCGCTTCCCTCAGACGTTTTACGAGTCATCGCGGCGGTGCATGATGTGGTCGGGTCGTAA
- the aroA gene encoding 3-phosphoshikimate 1-carboxyvinyltransferase: MQTYVVTPLTARPGPALAGNVLVPGDKSIGHRALMFAALCEAPVTVTGLGQGADNGRTAKAMIQLGATIERVGEDMVVSPVGLARLTAPGTIDCGNSGTTMRLLAGLLGGLPFATTLIGDASLSNRPMARVATPVRALGGVVNGEVRNGDLFAPLVVGGPEAAPRAAQLDLTVASAQVKSAAVLAALFAEGVTTIVEHAPTRDHTERMLAAMGAPIAVRDGVITVDTRGWSRALTQARIDVPRDPSASAFFVVAALIARAADVTCADICVNPTRIGFLDAIAAMGGQVERHGLRHVSGEPVADLRVGHGESASLHGATLRGELVVRAIDEIPVLAVLAARAAGTTVIADAEELRVKESDRIATTCAMLRAFGVHVEERPDGMVITGQPDTPLRAAQIHAHGDHRIAMAAAIGALVADGPTTIDDCDNVATSFPSFVAVLRQLGAALEVRHSDAVATAPSRAQDD; this comes from the coding sequence ATGCAAACGTATGTCGTGACGCCGCTGACGGCGCGCCCTGGCCCCGCGTTGGCTGGCAACGTGCTGGTGCCGGGTGATAAGTCGATTGGGCACCGCGCCCTGATGTTTGCGGCCTTGTGTGAAGCGCCGGTTACCGTGACCGGGCTTGGCCAAGGCGCCGACAATGGCCGCACCGCCAAAGCCATGATTCAACTCGGCGCCACCATCGAGCGCGTCGGCGAAGATATGGTGGTGTCGCCGGTTGGCCTGGCGCGCTTGACGGCTCCTGGCACGATCGACTGTGGCAATTCGGGCACGACGATGCGCCTGCTCGCAGGCTTGCTCGGCGGCTTGCCATTTGCGACGACGCTCATCGGCGATGCGTCGCTGAGCAATCGCCCCATGGCACGTGTGGCGACGCCGGTGCGCGCGCTGGGTGGTGTGGTGAATGGCGAGGTTCGCAACGGCGACCTCTTTGCACCACTGGTCGTGGGCGGCCCCGAGGCGGCTCCGCGCGCGGCGCAGCTTGACCTTACGGTCGCCTCAGCACAGGTCAAGAGCGCGGCGGTGCTGGCGGCCTTGTTCGCCGAGGGCGTCACAACGATCGTGGAGCACGCGCCCACGCGCGATCACACCGAGCGCATGCTTGCCGCCATGGGGGCCCCGATTGCCGTCCGCGACGGCGTAATTACCGTGGACACACGCGGTTGGTCGCGTGCGCTGACGCAGGCGCGCATCGACGTCCCGCGCGATCCTTCCGCGTCGGCATTTTTTGTCGTCGCCGCGCTAATCGCTCGGGCCGCGGACGTGACGTGTGCCGATATTTGCGTCAATCCGACGCGCATCGGCTTTCTCGACGCGATCGCCGCGATGGGCGGCCAGGTGGAACGTCACGGCCTGCGCCATGTCAGCGGCGAACCCGTGGCGGATCTGCGCGTCGGGCACGGCGAATCGGCAAGCCTTCATGGCGCGACGCTGCGCGGGGAGCTCGTCGTGCGCGCGATCGACGAAATTCCGGTGTTGGCGGTGCTCGCGGCGCGTGCGGCCGGCACCACCGTGATCGCTGACGCCGAAGAGTTGCGCGTCAAGGAATCTGATCGCATCGCCACCACCTGCGCCATGCTGCGCGCGTTTGGCGTGCACGTTGAAGAGCGGCCTGACGGCATGGTGATCACGGGCCAGCCAGACACGCCGCTGCGCGCCGCACAAATCCATGCCCACGGCGATCATCGCATCGCGATGGCGGCAGCGATTGGCGCGCTGGTCGCCGATGGCCCAACGACAATCGACGATTGCGATAACGTGGCGACGTCGTTTCCCTCCTTTGTGGCGGTACTTCGCCAGCTAGGCGCGGCCTTGGAGGTTCGGCATTCAGACGCGGTGGCCACGGCGCCATCGCGCGCGCAGGACGACTAG
- a CDS encoding glutaredoxin: MRPRLEALKQRAIAAFELADEKGGDLRDELLRRGGRVAEALAKWRAQRRRSEAAAPVEAAFVEPQRSAVATNALPPLGEPQQAAQVFGRTTCPWTQRALDLLKNQQVDTAYVDLTDDAQALLKARLEADTKQYTVPYVYLRGQFIGGYNALAEIERLGQLQWRIMTEAEQAAAPAHYKRVEVVARQGVDEIAPAENAEPAILE; encoded by the coding sequence ATGAGACCAAGGCTTGAGGCACTAAAACAGCGCGCCATCGCCGCCTTTGAGCTGGCCGATGAGAAGGGCGGCGATCTGCGAGATGAGTTGCTGCGGCGGGGCGGACGTGTGGCCGAGGCCTTGGCGAAGTGGCGGGCGCAGCGCAGGCGCTCTGAGGCGGCAGCGCCCGTCGAGGCGGCCTTCGTTGAACCACAGCGGTCCGCCGTCGCCACCAACGCGCTGCCACCGCTAGGTGAGCCGCAGCAGGCCGCCCAAGTCTTTGGCCGCACGACGTGCCCGTGGACGCAGCGCGCGCTCGATTTGCTTAAGAATCAGCAAGTCGACACAGCGTATGTCGATCTAACCGACGATGCCCAGGCGCTGCTTAAGGCGAGGCTCGAGGCCGACACCAAGCAATACACAGTGCCATACGTGTACCTGCGGGGGCAGTTTATCGGCGGCTACAACGCGCTGGCCGAGATCGAGCGCCTGGGCCAATTGCAGTGGCGCATCATGACCGAGGCGGAGCAGGCCGCGGCCCCGGCGCACTACAAGCGGGTCGAGGTCGTCGCGCGCCAAGGCGTGGACGAAATCGCGCCGGCCGAAAATGCCGAGCCCGCGATCCTCGAGTAA
- a CDS encoding tetratricopeptide repeat protein, which translates to MAKSSGSHPLAEARASAWDNIADKLDRAPGGLHQLAEPTVDVPLDWPSSLVELYLVFGGGELFLAELIILPPSAVTRDAPGWRFASIGDDTIWVTGKNTILRGEASDDGGGTPMLDGTRLDRWLHGIIDALALLFDVKGEYVDWLDQAPDAPMARAQLKRDPKAPGPRLRLARALLAAGDAEKARDEFEDVLAALPENIDAWLDLAHTSELLGDVAGAYEEAVTAATVSPNSPQCAHAWAVAARLALAAGRDADHQTAAERFALTPQGGSTLAEIIDTGHHALTAAEIPTAQYQLEMALAVAPDAPEVVAFARAVASAVASEN; encoded by the coding sequence ATGGCCAAATCATCTGGCAGCCATCCGCTTGCCGAGGCGCGCGCCAGCGCCTGGGATAACATCGCCGACAAGCTAGACCGAGCTCCCGGTGGCCTGCATCAGCTTGCCGAGCCAACCGTCGACGTGCCGCTTGACTGGCCGAGCAGCCTCGTCGAACTCTACCTGGTGTTTGGCGGCGGCGAGCTCTTTTTGGCCGAACTCATCATCTTACCGCCGAGCGCGGTTACGCGCGATGCGCCGGGCTGGCGCTTTGCCAGCATCGGCGACGACACCATATGGGTAACGGGCAAGAACACCATCTTGCGCGGCGAGGCAAGCGACGACGGCGGCGGCACCCCGATGCTCGACGGCACACGCCTCGACCGCTGGCTCCACGGCATCATCGACGCGCTTGCGCTGCTCTTTGACGTCAAGGGCGAGTACGTCGACTGGCTCGACCAGGCGCCCGATGCCCCGATGGCGCGCGCCCAACTAAAGCGCGACCCCAAGGCGCCGGGCCCGCGGCTGCGGCTCGCGCGCGCCTTGCTTGCGGCCGGCGACGCCGAAAAGGCTCGCGATGAATTTGAAGACGTGCTGGCCGCGTTGCCCGAAAACATCGATGCGTGGCTCGATCTCGCGCACACCAGCGAACTGCTTGGCGACGTCGCGGGCGCCTATGAGGAGGCCGTCACCGCGGCCACCGTGTCGCCGAACTCGCCGCAATGCGCCCACGCGTGGGCCGTCGCCGCACGGCTTGCGCTTGCCGCCGGCCGCGACGCCGATCATCAGACCGCAGCAGAGCGGTTCGCACTGACTCCGCAAGGGGGAAGCACGCTCGCCGAAATCATCGACACCGGCCACCACGCCCTGACCGCGGCCGAAATCCCAACGGCGCAGTACCAACTTGAGATGGCCCTCGCCGTGGCGCCAGATGCGCCCGAGGTAGTCGCGTTTGCGCGTGCCGTCGCAAGCGCCGTGGCATCCGAAAACTAG
- a CDS encoding aspartate kinase, with product MLPTGIVVQKYGGSSVADAEKIKQVARRIAATKAEGKKVVVVVSAMGKTTNQLIEKARQISASPSRRELDMLLTCGERESMALLSMAVAELGLECISFTGSQAGIMTNDRHSGARIVEVRPFRIEDELDRGKVVIVAGFQGVSYKREITTLGRGGSDTSAVALAGALRADYCEICSDVDGVYSADPRVVDAATLLAAISHDEMLELAAQGAKVLHAESVEFARQSGIALYARATNKVGGGTRIDFAPDRERQVAGVTGQRALLSVRASGGAAVEHCLQILEASSIPLTHLDLEGSELRCWFTIDDVPDWAMVQTRLANVLGDSVAFGEEGAVTMVGQGIGNSPAIINKARQTAVGGGVPLNAVSVSPLRITLWCDRAHVDDLVRALHAAFCE from the coding sequence ATGTTGCCAACCGGAATCGTCGTTCAAAAGTATGGGGGTTCGTCGGTGGCGGACGCCGAGAAAATCAAGCAGGTGGCGCGGCGCATCGCGGCGACCAAGGCCGAGGGCAAGAAAGTCGTGGTCGTGGTGTCGGCGATGGGCAAGACGACCAACCAGCTCATCGAGAAGGCCCGGCAAATCAGCGCCTCGCCGTCGCGTCGCGAGCTCGACATGCTGCTGACGTGCGGCGAACGCGAATCGATGGCGCTGCTCTCGATGGCGGTGGCGGAGCTCGGCCTCGAATGCATCTCGTTTACAGGGTCACAGGCCGGCATCATGACCAACGATCGCCATTCGGGCGCGCGCATCGTTGAGGTGCGGCCGTTTCGCATCGAGGATGAGCTCGATCGCGGCAAGGTGGTGATCGTCGCCGGTTTTCAAGGGGTATCGTACAAGCGCGAGATCACCACGCTGGGACGCGGCGGCTCGGACACGAGCGCGGTCGCATTGGCGGGCGCCTTGCGCGCCGATTATTGCGAAATTTGCTCGGACGTTGACGGCGTCTATTCGGCCGATCCGCGCGTGGTCGACGCCGCAACCTTGCTTGCGGCCATCAGCCATGACGAGATGCTCGAGCTCGCGGCGCAAGGCGCCAAGGTGTTGCATGCCGAAAGCGTCGAGTTTGCGCGGCAATCGGGCATCGCGCTCTACGCGCGCGCCACCAATAAAGTGGGCGGTGGCACGCGCATCGATTTTGCGCCTGACCGCGAGCGCCAGGTTGCGGGCGTGACGGGTCAACGCGCCTTGTTGTCCGTGCGCGCCTCGGGCGGTGCCGCCGTCGAGCACTGTCTACAAATCCTTGAGGCCTCATCCATTCCCTTAACTCACCTCGATCTCGAGGGCAGCGAGCTGCGCTGCTGGTTTACCATCGACGACGTGCCGGATTGGGCGATGGTGCAGACGCGGTTGGCCAACGTGCTCGGCGACAGCGTCGCCTTTGGCGAAGAAGGCGCCGTGACCATGGTTGGTCAGGGCATAGGCAACAGCCCCGCGATCATCAACAAGGCGCGGCAGACGGCGGTCGGGGGCGGCGTGCCGCTCAATGCCGTGAGCGTGTCGCCGTTGCGCATCACGCTGTGGTGCGATCGCGCGCATGTCGATGATCTGGTGCGCGCGCTGCACGCCGCCTTTTGCGAATAA
- a CDS encoding serine/threonine protein kinase, with the protein MSGRSAPPADPFLGVTLNGRFRIDAKLGEGGFGAVYRGVQLASGRQVAIKVLQPGLSHDENLVARFEREGQVLCNLRDAHTITTYDFDRTSDGTMYIAMELLSGRNLQDVFEKDAPVPWRRMLTILRQICSSLSEAHALGVVHRDLKPENIQLEQRPGQPEFVKVLDFGIAKVLRGENNQIGSPQLTATGQTLGTLEYMSPEQLMGKQLDGRSDVYALGVVSFELMTGRLPFPNAKGPAQLITAQLKETPVAPSVANPSAGIPAAVDRLVLTMIAKDRDGRFADVDALAAAIDALLAQAHAPAPVAPPVAAAPTAAAFGSAPAPAPRAAAPNIAPRAYLPPTEAIVLAPKRSWGLAVFLLVLVSAAIAAAVLFK; encoded by the coding sequence ATGAGCGGACGCTCAGCGCCGCCCGCGGATCCATTTTTGGGTGTGACGCTTAACGGTCGGTTTCGTATTGACGCCAAGCTCGGCGAAGGCGGTTTTGGCGCGGTGTATCGCGGCGTTCAATTGGCCAGTGGCCGCCAGGTCGCGATCAAGGTGCTGCAACCGGGCCTCTCGCACGACGAAAATCTGGTGGCTCGCTTCGAACGCGAAGGCCAGGTGCTTTGCAACTTGCGCGACGCGCACACGATCACCACGTACGATTTTGACCGCACCAGCGACGGCACGATGTACATCGCCATGGAGCTGCTTAGCGGCCGCAATCTGCAAGATGTGTTCGAGAAAGATGCGCCCGTGCCGTGGCGCCGCATGCTGACAATTTTGCGCCAGATCTGCAGCTCGCTGAGCGAGGCGCACGCGCTAGGCGTCGTGCACCGCGACCTCAAGCCTGAAAATATTCAACTTGAACAACGGCCGGGCCAGCCCGAATTCGTCAAGGTGCTCGACTTTGGCATCGCCAAGGTGCTGCGCGGCGAAAACAATCAGATCGGCTCGCCGCAATTGACCGCGACCGGGCAGACGCTGGGGACGCTCGAATACATGTCACCCGAACAGCTCATGGGCAAGCAACTGGACGGGCGCAGCGACGTTTACGCGCTGGGCGTCGTCTCCTTTGAGCTGATGACAGGCCGCTTGCCGTTTCCCAACGCCAAAGGGCCAGCGCAACTGATTACGGCGCAGCTTAAAGAAACGCCGGTCGCGCCGTCGGTGGCCAATCCAAGCGCCGGCATCCCCGCCGCAGTCGATCGCCTGGTGCTGACGATGATCGCCAAGGATCGCGACGGACGCTTTGCCGACGTCGATGCGCTCGCGGCGGCGATCGATGCCTTGCTCGCGCAGGCCCATGCCCCAGCGCCCGTAGCGCCCCCGGTTGCGGCGGCGCCAACTGCCGCGGCGTTTGGTTCGGCGCCTGCCCCAGCGCCAAGGGCAGCCGCGCCCAACATCGCGCCGCGCGCGTATCTCCCACCAACTGAGGCCATTGTGCTGGCGCCCAAGCGATCGTGGGGGCTGGCGGTATTTTTGCTCGTGCTGGTCTCGGCCGCCATAGCCGCCGCCGTCCTATTTAAATAA
- a CDS encoding FHA domain-containing protein, with amino-acid sequence MGPINHETPNAEKGLPCAGCNALNPRGARFCSTCGYALTARLAEPPPAIASACPKCHALALATTMFCQQCGFKIPRAAAAQRVQEPLGARAGAAAWGRIVLVHRDGSDGDVTMLAADVVTIGRVDADLRFADDKFLAPQHARLERRREGVFLLPLDAVNGVYRRVQGVERLLPGAMLLLGREVMRFEEVDGDLLQAPALVQQVLLFGSPPRRPWGRLQQVTMAGPVGDVRYLHGAEVVIGREEGAIVFPDDPFMSRRHAMLRPWERGGELVDLGSSNGSYVRIQSPWLIPAVAHLRLGDQLLRVELLA; translated from the coding sequence GTGGGGCCCATAAATCACGAGACGCCAAACGCCGAAAAAGGGTTGCCTTGCGCAGGCTGCAACGCGCTAAACCCACGTGGCGCCCGATTTTGCAGCACGTGCGGCTATGCGTTGACCGCGCGGCTGGCCGAGCCTCCGCCGGCGATTGCATCGGCTTGCCCGAAGTGCCATGCGCTTGCCTTGGCGACGACCATGTTTTGTCAGCAATGTGGCTTCAAGATCCCGCGGGCTGCCGCCGCCCAACGCGTGCAGGAGCCGCTGGGTGCGCGTGCGGGTGCCGCCGCGTGGGGACGCATTGTGCTCGTTCACCGCGATGGCAGCGATGGCGACGTGACGATGCTTGCGGCTGACGTCGTGACGATCGGTCGCGTGGACGCCGATCTCCGCTTTGCAGACGACAAGTTTTTGGCGCCGCAGCACGCGCGTCTTGAACGCCGAAGGGAGGGCGTCTTTTTGCTGCCGCTGGATGCCGTCAATGGGGTGTATCGCCGCGTGCAAGGCGTTGAACGCTTGCTTCCCGGCGCGATGCTGCTGCTCGGTCGCGAGGTCATGCGCTTTGAAGAGGTCGATGGTGACCTCTTGCAAGCGCCCGCGCTCGTGCAGCAGGTGCTGCTGTTTGGGTCGCCGCCTCGCAGGCCATGGGGCCGCCTGCAGCAGGTGACGATGGCGGGGCCGGTAGGAGATGTGAGGTATCTCCATGGCGCGGAGGTGGTCATCGGCCGCGAGGAAGGCGCCATCGTCTTCCCTGACGATCCCTTTATGTCGCGTCGCCACGCGATGTTGCGGCCATGGGAGCGCGGCGGTGAGCTCGTCGATCTCGGGAGCTCAAACGGCAGCTACGTGCGCATTCAATCGCCGTGGCTTATTCCAGCCGTCGCACACTTGCGCTTGGGCGATCAGCTTTTGCGTGTGGAACTGCTCGCATAA
- a CDS encoding thioredoxin family protein, with protein sequence MAQGLPSPQRTRPPGAHFLRTLALALVIASWIPQAAHADAFGTYLAQGWHWAYLMAFVFGVLTSLTPCVYPMIPIIVGIFGARGANVSRRRAMFVATCYVLGICATYSVLGIVVALISISQGSLLASPWVVIPIALLYVALALSLFGAFELNLPAGLQAKLNNVGGAGPLGAFLMGLVGGLTAAPCTGPFLAGILGFVSTTKNVFAGGSLLFVYALGMGVLFWFIAVFSIALPKSGRWMEYVKSLGGIMLLVAAIYFARTLVPLDQWINADMSWLIAAAIMIALGLLLGAVHKSFAEAPLIRLRKAAGILLVTLGATIAMQWTLTPKQKLPWQYDEAAAFAAARAQGKGVMVDFSATWCLPCTELELAFAAPEVYAAITDNFITLKFDVTNDTEADQERQTRYGAKELPAVVFVSTNGVELARISAAMSPANILPIVQRAAHIAPPTAGAAKSP encoded by the coding sequence ATGGCACAGGGCTTACCTTCACCGCAACGCACCCGCCCCCCCGGCGCGCACTTTTTGCGCACGCTCGCCCTCGCCTTAGTGATCGCCTCATGGATCCCGCAGGCGGCACACGCGGATGCCTTTGGCACCTACCTCGCGCAAGGCTGGCACTGGGCGTACCTGATGGCCTTCGTGTTCGGCGTGCTGACCTCGCTTACGCCTTGCGTCTATCCGATGATCCCAATCATCGTAGGCATTTTTGGCGCGCGCGGCGCCAACGTCAGCCGCCGCCGCGCCATGTTCGTTGCCACATGTTATGTCCTTGGCATTTGTGCCACCTACAGCGTGCTCGGCATCGTCGTCGCGCTGATCAGCATCAGCCAGGGTAGCCTCCTTGCTAGCCCCTGGGTCGTCATACCCATCGCCCTGCTCTACGTCGCGCTTGCGCTCTCGCTGTTTGGCGCCTTTGAGCTCAATCTCCCCGCGGGGTTGCAAGCAAAGCTCAATAACGTGGGGGGCGCTGGCCCGCTGGGCGCGTTCCTCATGGGCCTGGTGGGCGGCCTCACCGCCGCGCCGTGCACGGGCCCTTTTTTGGCGGGCATCTTGGGCTTTGTCTCGACGACCAAGAACGTGTTTGCCGGCGGTTCCTTGCTATTTGTCTATGCGCTGGGCATGGGCGTCCTGTTTTGGTTCATCGCCGTGTTTTCGATCGCGCTGCCCAAGAGCGGCCGCTGGATGGAATACGTGAAGTCGCTGGGCGGCATCATGTTGCTGGTTGCGGCGATCTATTTTGCGCGCACGCTGGTGCCGCTGGATCAGTGGATCAACGCGGATATGTCATGGTTGATCGCCGCCGCCATCATGATCGCGCTTGGCCTGCTGCTCGGCGCCGTCCACAAAAGCTTTGCCGAAGCGCCGCTGATCCGGCTGCGCAAGGCGGCCGGCATCTTGCTTGTAACGCTTGGCGCCACCATCGCCATGCAATGGACCTTGACGCCCAAGCAAAAGCTGCCCTGGCAATACGACGAGGCGGCTGCGTTCGCGGCGGCGCGCGCGCAGGGCAAGGGCGTGATGGTCGACTTCTCTGCGACGTGGTGCCTACCCTGCACCGAGCTCGAATTGGCGTTTGCGGCGCCAGAGGTCTACGCCGCGATCACCGACAATTTTATTACGCTCAAGTTCGACGTGACCAACGACACCGAAGCCGACCAAGAGCGCCAGACGCGCTATGGCGCTAAGGAGCTGCCGGCGGTGGTATTCGTCAGCACGAATGGTGTTGAACTCGCGCGTATTTCCGCCGCGATGTCGCCGGCAAACATCTTGCCCATCGTGCAGCGCGCCGCGCACATCGCGCCGCCAACCGCGGGCGCGGCTAAATCGCCTTAA